In a genomic window of Aggregatimonas sangjinii:
- a CDS encoding mechanosensitive ion channel domain-containing protein, which yields MEEFFLAHRTELLYSLITLIVVFIFNIFSSKAIRKVGKIGEFNKVRTNLIVKYLSAALTITTLAIFTLIWGVNFKDLGVMLSSIFAVIGVALFAQWSILSNITAGVIIFFSYPFKIGNTIRIMDKEINDLPETNENIFVIEDIRAFHLHLRKRNGEILTYPNSLVLQKGVALVSVYNEEFKDQFEQVNEGKVEEQLESLP from the coding sequence GAAGAGTTTTTTTTAGCGCATCGTACTGAATTGCTGTACAGCTTGATCACCCTGATAGTGGTGTTCATTTTTAACATATTTTCCAGCAAGGCTATTCGTAAGGTGGGCAAAATCGGGGAATTCAACAAAGTGCGCACCAATCTTATCGTAAAATACCTTTCCGCTGCCCTTACCATAACCACCCTCGCGATTTTTACACTTATCTGGGGTGTGAACTTCAAGGACTTGGGGGTGATGCTTTCCTCTATTTTTGCGGTCATCGGCGTGGCTCTTTTTGCCCAATGGTCTATACTGAGCAATATTACCGCGGGAGTCATCATCTTTTTTTCGTATCCGTTCAAAATAGGAAATACGATACGTATTATGGACAAGGAAATCAATGATCTGCCCGAGACCAACGAAAATATCTTCGTAATCGAAGATATTAGGGCCTTTCATTTGCACTTGCGCAAAAGGAACGGAGAAATCCTTACCTATCCGAATAGTTTGGTATTGCAAAAAGGCGTGGCGCTCGTATCGGTCTACAATGAGGAATTCAAAGACCAATTCGAGCAAGTGAATGAAGGCAAGGTCGAAGAACAACTTGAAAGTTTGCCGTAG